GATTGAAGCCATGGGCATGCCGCTTGTGGCGGAGGTTGGAAGAGACGGGGGTTATTTTGTAATGAATAACTCCGTGCTTCCTACGGTTCGCTTTACTGATAATGAGATCAAAGCTCTATTTATTGCATTTATGGCTACAAGAAACCAACAGCTTCCTTATCTAAAGAGCCGCCACTCTTTAACTGAAAAATTACTCGGACTCCTCTCCCAGAACCTGCAGGAGGATCTTGTTGTTCTGAATCAAATACTACGATTTGAAGGTACGAATCCGCACAATCCTGACCTGCTTGATCTGTCAGATCTGCCGCATCCTGTATTAGAGAAGCTGATTCAAATATTGCTGGCCGATTGCTATTTGCTGGTTACCGTTAAGGAAGCGACGGAAATAAGATCCTACCCTATTTATCTCTTGCATTTGTACCGTGAGAAAAGTGTGTGGCTAATCGAAGGGTTTAATTTAGAAGAAGAAAAAAGGCAGATCATCCCTGTCGATCATCTGCTCGACGTGGTCACCTACCCTGTGAAGAGAAGAGAAAGCAAGAAAAAAATCCTTGGGAAATTAAATAAGCAGGAGGAAGTCAATAATCTTGTTGTTGAGCTTGGTCCTAAGGCAATTACGCAGTATAAAAAATATCATCCGCTCCATGTCTCCATATCCTACACGAATCCATATCAAACCACGGCCTTGCTTAAGATGTTCGTAAATACTCATCACCCGGAAGAGCTCACTGAGATAACAGATTGGCTGCTCTTCTTAGGTAAGGATATTAAGCTGCGTGAAGTGCCTGCTGCAATTTCAATCGAAATAGAGAAAAGGCTAGGAATATACCGCATATAGATCATGTTCATTAATGCACAGCTTTCAAGCTAAGCTATAGTTATTGGGCCATCACCTATGTATATGAGTCATATATTCATATGCGGTTAAGCCATAACACACTTTTGAAATGCCTGTTCAAATGGGTGAGATCAACGAATCCGCAGGCAGCTACGGCGAGATAAATATCTCTGCTCGCTTCAATGATCTGCTTCGCACGTTCTACTTTACAGTTCAGAAAATATTGATACGGTGAAATGCCAGTATGGGCTTTGAACATCCGAATAAACTGAAATTTGGAGCACTCCAGTTCCCTGCATATATCATCCAGCATGAGAACCTGATCTAGATTGGCACGAAGCATATCCTTTGCAATGGAGATGAACCTGTTGTCTTGTTTGGCATCAGCGATAGCGATAGAATCGACTTGAAATAGACGATTTGTAAGGGAGAGAAACAATTCATTACACAGTGCCTCATCCTTCTCATTTAACACGTGATAAGACAGGCTTAATATTTGCTGCTTTAGCATGCGATCATACACAATAGGCTGTGAGAACTGTACAACATCTTTTTGATGAGCGGCCTCCAAAAATAAATGGGGCTCCACATAGAGCATCACATATTCCAGTCCCGAATGATCATGAGCCATCCCGTCATGAGCCTGTTCCGGATTAAATATCATGACCCCGTTCGGATACGATAATTGTAAGCCTCCATCCAAAGTATAATGCTGTATACCTCGCAACGTAACACCAATGGCATACTCCTCATGTGCATGTTTTTTATATTTAAACTCGGTCATATTCGCTGATAACACTGTAATGCCTGCTGATTTTTTATATATAAACTGTTCCATTCGTCATACCTCCTCACTTGCTTATATCCATATCATGAATGCTGCATACATGAGGCAGATCCCCATGATCAAGTTAACGAGCCTCTGATGTTTCTGCAGAAATGCTTTAAACAAGGTTCCGTATATAACCCATGTCATAAATGCCGCAAATCCTACGAGTGTAATAACCATAATACCAAACATCATTACCGCTGCTGAGTTATTATAGGGCATGATAAAAGTCGGTATAACTGTCAGTGTGAACAGCACTACCTTAGGATTGAGAAATTGCATAAGTAAGCCGGACCAAAACGTAGCCAGTTGCCTGGGACCTGCGTCAGATGACTTCTTCATACAGATCAGATAAGCAAGATACACCATATACAAGCTTCCAATGATTTGCATGACAATCAATATTTTAGGCAGTATTGTTGTCAGCACTGAATTTAATATAGCAGATAAGAGCAGTAATAAGGCAAAACCTATCGTCGCCCCATACGTATCTTGGATTGCTCTTTTGGTTCCGTATTGCTGTACCGTCGACATAATGACGATATTGGTAGGACCCGGAGTAAATGTCGCGATGATGCAATAGATCAGAAAAGATGTCATATTCATAAGAACCTCTCTCCATATGTGGTCCTCATATCATACATCTTGGATTACTGAGCCTATAGTACATTATTGCAGCTTCGTGAGTAGACACATAGTAAATATTATGTAAACTTACGTACTTCGCTGCAAAATTACAGTTTCATTTTATCTAGACCTTGTGCAATCCCTTTTTCAATTAATGGACGTAGATTCGTTGTCAGTGTGGTAACGTGCGAATGTTATAAATATATTGGATTTTATTATTTTGAATTTTTCATATGTTGAAATAATTATATGTTGATTCGGTTTCAAGCCCTTCAAGCCCTAATAGGTACAAAAATTAAGCGACCCAAGAACGGGCCGCTTCTAGATCAATATCTGAAATCGGGTCAGCTGACTAGCTTTAATCCAACTGCTGATCCCAGTACCATGGCAATGAACACAATTCTTAAAATATTCCTTGGCTCACCGTAAAAAATCATACCCAAAATGGCTCCACCCGATGCCCCTATTCCTGTCCATACCGCATATGCTGTTCCCATCGGCAGAGTTTTCATAGCAAGAGATAAGAACAAGAAGCTCAGTCCAAATCCAGCGACCAGCAGTAGAAATGAGACGACATTCCGATCTTTGTTCAGCTTGTTAATCATAAGAACACCGAACATTTCGAAGAGACCCGCTAATATAAGATAAAACCAATCCATGATTTACGCTGCCTCCTTCTTTTCTTTACTCAGCATTTTAAGTCCAATGACACCTAGCAGCAGCAATACAATCAGCGCCATCTTCTCCAGTTGCACAGGAGAGCCGAACAGTATAATTTCAGCCAGCACTGTACCTGCGGTGCCCAATCCAACGAATACGGCGTATACCGTACCTACTGGCAGGAAGCGGGAAGCTCTGATCATCAAGGTAAAACTTACGATGATGGCAATCACGGTAGCCCCCCATTCGAGGATCCCACTCGCATGCTTTAGACCAATAACCCAACCTACTTCGAACACTGCGGCGATAATAACAGACAACCACGTTTTGTTCATGTGTATCACACTCCTTTTTAAAATTACACTGCATGTATTATTTTTCAAATGCAGCTAAAATATGAAAAAGCCTGGGAAACAAACTGTCATTCAGACAGTTTATCTCCCAGGCTTTTATCCCTCCGTGACACAGCCGTAAGGCTGTGAGTTATCTCTCGGACCAGCCGATACATCATCGCGGAACCCTAGATAACATTTGGTTATTAACTTATGGTTAGAATTATACACACTTCATAATAAAATTCAATAAATATTTATTTACAATTTATAACAATGAAGACGCATCAATCGTAATAATCATTATGAAAATGGTCCATACTCATAAAATAATCATGAGTATGGACCATTATTATCAATACATCAGGTTAGTTATGAACGACAGCATTTCTCCAGCCGCCGGAAGCCGTTATATTCAGTGCATGTTGAACTGCTGCTGATTCACATATGAATCCAGATACCCACCTCCCATCCTCAAGTTCAATCTTACTGATTCCAAGGGGTGAAGGAATAGAAGCTGTAAACCGACCGAACGAGGCCACAGGCATTTTCCACAGCTCAAGCTGAATTGCCGCTCCGTTATGATTCACTCGAACCAGACCCGGTTTCGGAGGTAATGTATCCAGCTTATACAGCTGATAATGTGAAGAGGTATAGGTCTCTTCAATAAACTCGGCACGAAGTGCGGTCATTTGTTTCTCTAGCGGCATACCTTTCATATGAAGTCCACACACGGCAATCGTAACGTGATCCTCTTGCTGCTGATACCATTTTGCTGCCTCGACTATACTTGATTCCTCTTCGGGAAGTGAGAACAACGTAATTCCAAACGGTAAATCCTCCTCTGCCTTCCCTGCTGGAATAGCAACTGCACTCAGATCCAATAGGTTGCAATGATTCGTATAGAGTCCCATTTGACTATTGGTATGAATCGGATCGGTACGAACCTGCTCACGTGTCCAGGTGCCTCCGCATGTAGGAAGAATCAAGATGCAATTTGTCATCATTCCTCTAGTTATTTCTTTAATTTCAGCCAATCTATGCTGTGCACGGAACAAAGCGGCAGCAGTGAAATCTTCTCTGGCTCCAGATCTAAGAATTTGCTCTGTTACGGGGAAGGCAGAGTCTGTATTGGCTTCAATAAATGACTGAAGATCAGACCATCTCTCTGCGACCAAGGGTCCTTCATAGAGCAGTGCTGCTGCTTCCTGCAAGATGGAAATATCGACTTCCTCCACTAGATGCCCGGATGAAGTGATGCTGTGTCTTACTTCCTCCCATGCTTTCTTGTATGCAGCAGCAAAAGGGCCATAGAAGGTAAGCTCTCCTCGGGGAAGCAGCCATTTCTCAGGAAGCACAGCATTTCCAAGCGGAAGATCTCTGGAATACGCATCACCTTCTTTTTTTCCGCGAACCAAATGATCGATCTTCTCAGCATCTTCAACACTATGCGCAAACACTGTAATGCAATCAATACTGCGGCAAGCCGGAATCAATCCTGCTGACGGCCATGCACCTACAGCAGGCTTATAGCCTACCAATCCATTTAATGCTGCTGGAACTCTACCCGATCCAGCCGTATCTGTTCCAAGTGAAAAGGCACATTGCCCCCGTGCAGCAGCTACAGCCGATCCTGAGCTGGAGCCGCCGCTAATCAATTCCATCCTCAGTGCGTTATGTGTTTCTCCATAGGGACTTCTTGTACCGACCAGACCGGTCGCAAATTGGTCTAGATTCGTCTTGCCGACAGGAACAGCCCCGGCTGCAATCAATCTCGCTACGACTTCGCTATGCTCAGCTGGAGTATAGGAGTAGTCCGGACACCCTGCCGTCACAGGCCAGCCGGCAACCTCGATATTGTCCTTTATGGCAAAGGGGATTCCCCATAAAGGGTACTCCGCCACATCTAAATCCTCCAGCTGCTGTATATATGAAGATATCCGTTCAATGGAAGGCGGCAATATCCATATATTTTTGTCTTTGTCTTCTTCCGCTCTTTGAATAATGACCTCAATAACCTCAAGCGGTGTAAACTGCTGTTTCAAATACCCTGAACGTAAGGATTCCAAGGTCATGTTAAACGGTACGGCATTCCATGTCATGATGCTGTCGCCTCCTGTTCAACCGGTGTAATCGCAGCAATACAGTCGCCGGAGCGAACCTGATCACCGGAGGTTACGTAAATAGATGAGATGATACCGTCAAATGGAGCCGTCTGTGGGAACTCCATTTTCATACTTTCTTCTATTATAATGGTATCGCCTTTCTTAACCTGCTGCCCTTCTTCCACTAATACCTTCCATACACTTCCCGACATCGAGCTGTTAACTCCGAGACTCCCTTCTGGCAGATCCTCCTCTCCAAATGAGGCATGGACCTCAGGCTCAGCTAAATACTCAGCAATACCAAGCTCCTTCCAATAAGCTCTCTCTGCCTGGAAGGCCGATTGCTGCTGATGACGGAATTCACTTGATTCGTTCTCGATGCTCTCGAGCCAGTGCAAATATTCACCAAGCTTAAAGGTTGTTTCCTCGACCTCCACTTTGAACTCACCTCTCGGGAAATCCTCTCTCATCTGTAAGAGCTCGTCCTCGGATACGGGATAGAAGCGAAGCTGGTCAAAGAAACGAAGCAGCCAGGGCTTACCTTGTTCAAAATTGTCTGTTTCCCTGAACTTATTCCACATTTGAACAGTTCGTCCGACAAATTGATATCCTCCAGGGCCCTCCATACCGTATACACATAGGTAAGCTCCACCGATTCCTACCGCATTCTCCGGTGTCCATGTTCTCGCCGGATTATATTTGGTCGTGACTAGCCGGTGTCTTGGATCTAGCGGTACGGCAACAGGGGCTCCTAAGTAAACATCGCCAAGTCCCATCACCAGATAAGAAGCATTAAATACAATCTCCGCAACCTCCTCCAGGGAACCAAGTCCATTCATTCTACGAATGAATTCAAGATTGCTCGGACACCATGGTGCATCCGGTCTAACATTTTGCTGATAACGTTCAATGGCCAGCCTCGTAGCCGGATCATCCCAGGATAGAGGAAGCTTCACGATCCGAGAAGGCACTTCAATTGACTCTAATTCTGGAAGCTGCAGATCAATCTCCATGATTCGAGCTGC
This sequence is a window from Paenibacillus urinalis. Protein-coding genes within it:
- a CDS encoding allophanate hydrolase, which encodes MTWNAVPFNMTLESLRSGYLKQQFTPLEVIEVIIQRAEEDKDKNIWILPPSIERISSYIQQLEDLDVAEYPLWGIPFAIKDNIEVAGWPVTAGCPDYSYTPAEHSEVVARLIAAGAVPVGKTNLDQFATGLVGTRSPYGETHNALRMELISGGSSSGSAVAAARGQCAFSLGTDTAGSGRVPAALNGLVGYKPAVGAWPSAGLIPACRSIDCITVFAHSVEDAEKIDHLVRGKKEGDAYSRDLPLGNAVLPEKWLLPRGELTFYGPFAAAYKKAWEEVRHSITSSGHLVEEVDISILQEAAALLYEGPLVAERWSDLQSFIEANTDSAFPVTEQILRSGAREDFTAAALFRAQHRLAEIKEITRGMMTNCILILPTCGGTWTREQVRTDPIHTNSQMGLYTNHCNLLDLSAVAIPAGKAEEDLPFGITLFSLPEEESSIVEAAKWYQQQEDHVTIAVCGLHMKGMPLEKQMTALRAEFIEETYTSSHYQLYKLDTLPPKPGLVRVNHNGAAIQLELWKMPVASFGRFTASIPSPLGISKIELEDGRWVSGFICESAAVQHALNITASGGWRNAVVHN
- a CDS encoding helix-turn-helix transcriptional regulator — protein: MKKVERINIIMRYINNRAQFTISEIMREFNISRSTAIRDIREIEAMGMPLVAEVGRDGGYFVMNNSVLPTVRFTDNEIKALFIAFMATRNQQLPYLKSRHSLTEKLLGLLSQNLQEDLVVLNQILRFEGTNPHNPDLLDLSDLPHPVLEKLIQILLADCYLLVTVKEATEIRSYPIYLLHLYREKSVWLIEGFNLEEEKRQIIPVDHLLDVVTYPVKRRESKKKILGKLNKQEEVNNLVVELGPKAITQYKKYHPLHVSISYTNPYQTTALLKMFVNTHHPEELTEITDWLLFLGKDIKLREVPAAISIEIEKRLGIYRI
- a CDS encoding DMT family transporter; its protein translation is MDWFYLILAGLFEMFGVLMINKLNKDRNVVSFLLLVAGFGLSFLFLSLAMKTLPMGTAYAVWTGIGASGGAILGMIFYGEPRNILRIVFIAMVLGSAVGLKLVS
- a CDS encoding DMT family transporter, which translates into the protein MNKTWLSVIIAAVFEVGWVIGLKHASGILEWGATVIAIIVSFTLMIRASRFLPVGTVYAVFVGLGTAGTVLAEIILFGSPVQLEKMALIVLLLLGVIGLKMLSKEKKEAA
- a CDS encoding LysE family translocator, encoding MNMTSFLIYCIIATFTPGPTNIVIMSTVQQYGTKRAIQDTYGATIGFALLLLLSAILNSVLTTILPKILIVMQIIGSLYMVYLAYLICMKKSSDAGPRQLATFWSGLLMQFLNPKVVLFTLTVIPTFIMPYNNSAAVMMFGIMVITLVGFAAFMTWVIYGTLFKAFLQKHQRLVNLIMGICLMYAAFMIWI